CGAGTACGCGGCCATCAGGCGCCCGCGCAGCGCGTCGGGGACGATGGCCTGCAGGAGCGCGTTCGCCAGCGCGCCGTTGAGGATCATCGCGAAGCCCACCGCGAGCAGCACCGCCATCGCCAGCCACGCCTGGCGCACGAACGCGAACGCCACCAGCAGCGTGGCGAAGGCGAACGACGCGCCCACCAGCAGGCGCCCGCGCGGGATGCGCGGGCCCACGGCCGCCAGGTAGAGCGCGCCCGCCAGCCCCCCGATGCCGACCGCCGCCAGCAGCACGCCGTAGCCGTCCGCGCCGAGGCCCAGGCGGTCGCGCGCGACGACGGGCATCAGCGTCAGGTACGGCGTGCCCAGCACGCTGAACACGAGCACGACGCCCATCAGCGTGCGCACCTCGGGCGTGTGCCACATGTACGCGAAGCCCTCGCGCAGCCCCTCCAGCGCGCTGCCGCTGGGCGCGGGGCGCTCGCGCTTCGGCAGGCGGATGCGGAACAGCCCGATCAGCACCGCGACGTAGCTCAGCGCGTTGACGCCGAAGCACCACGCGATGCCGAACGCCGCGATGACCACCGCGCCGATCGCGGGGCCGACGATGCGCGCGAGGTTGAACCCGCTCGAGTTGAGCGCGATCGCCTCGGACAGGTCCTCGCGGCCCACGAGGTCGATGATCAGCGACTGGCGCGCCGGGATCTCGAACGCGCTGCAGACGCCGTAGACGAACGCGAGCCCGAGCAGCGCCTCGATGGTCACGTGCCCCGTGACCGTCAGCAGCCAGAGCGTGGACGCCTCGGCCAGCATCAGCGCCTGCATCAGCATGACGAGGCGCAGCCGGTCCGCGCGGTCCACGTACACGCCGGCGACGAACGACAGCAGCAGGATGGGCAGCGAGCCCACCGAGGCCACG
This sequence is a window from Roseisolibacter agri. Protein-coding genes within it:
- a CDS encoding MFS transporter, whose product is MNPFRTLVRHRNFRLFWIGQTVSLVGTWMQTMAQGWLALELTNNAFLVGLVASVGSLPILLLSFVAGVYVDRADRLRLVMLMQALMLAEASTLWLLTVTGHVTIEALLGLAFVYGVCSAFEIPARQSLIIDLVGREDLSEAIALNSSGFNLARIVGPAIGAVVIAAFGIAWCFGVNALSYVAVLIGLFRIRLPKRERPAPSGSALEGLREGFAYMWHTPEVRTLMGVVLVFSVLGTPYLTLMPVVARDRLGLGADGYGVLLAAVGIGGLAGALYLAAVGPRIPRGRLLVGASFAFATLLVAFAFVRQAWLAMAVLLAVGFAMILNGALANALLQAIVPDALRGRLMAAYSFVVVGMAQVVGAFLGGAVARALGVDWAIGGGAALMLGYALWVFTRHPEVAALGRPASD